Genomic DNA from bacterium:
GCAGCGCCTGCAAACCGCCGACACCAACTTGTGAGGGTTTATGTACCAATTGATTGCGCTGTTTAAGCAGCCGGCGGATCCCGACGCCTTCGAACGCGCGTATCAGCGGGAGCATCTGCCGCTGGCGCGGAAAATCCCCGGCGTGATCTCCATCGAACTCTCCAAATTCACGCCCGGCAAAGACGGCCCCGCGCGCTACTATCAGATGTCCGTGCTGACCTTTGCCGACAAAGACGCCTTTAAGAC
This window encodes:
- a CDS encoding EthD family reductase, yielding MYQLIALFKQPADPDAFERAYQREHLPLARKIPGVISIELSKFTPGKDGPARYYQMSVLTFADKDAFKTAMKSPENATAGANLQAFAADLVEFFTAEKVAAHE